CACTCGGCATGGGCCACCACGAAAGCCCGGTTGTGTGGACATCCGCACCACCGGGCGTTTTCGTTTGTGGGTGCCGCGCCCACGCTGGCGCTGTGACAGCATAGGACCATGCGTTCATTCATTGGCCGGGTCCTCATCAACGCATTGGCATTGTGGATTGCCAGCTGGGTTCTTCCCGGCCTGGATATCACCACATCTGCTACAACGGACGCAGTAGCCAAGACCGGCGTGGCAGAGGGAACGGACGTGGCGGGAACCATCCTGGCGTACCTGTTCATCGGCCTGATCTTCGGATTAGTCAATGCGTTCATCCGCCCCTTAGTGAGCTTCCTGTCCCTCCCAATCACCATCCTGACGCTGGGCCTCTTCACCATCGTCATCAGCGCCGCGATGCTGTATGTGACGTCGTGGATCAGCAGCTTCACGCCGGTCCACTTCACCATTGATTCGTTTTTCTGGACGGCAGTGCTCGCGGCCATCATCATCACCCTGATCTCGCTGGTGGCCGGCCGGCTTGTGGGCGTCCGCCGGTAA
The Arthrobacter sp. PGP41 genome window above contains:
- a CDS encoding phage holin family protein, with the translated sequence MRSFIGRVLINALALWIASWVLPGLDITTSATTDAVAKTGVAEGTDVAGTILAYLFIGLIFGLVNAFIRPLVSFLSLPITILTLGLFTIVISAAMLYVTSWISSFTPVHFTIDSFFWTAVLAAIIITLISLVAGRLVGVRR